The genomic DNA AAATATACGCTCCAGCGTCTGATGGCTCTAACTTTATAGCCATTTTCGCAGCTAGCTTCCCAAGTTCAACATCCCCGTAAAGTTTGCAAGCAGCAAGCAATGTTCCCCAGACCAAGGCGTCCGGTTTTATAGGCATACTTTTGATAAAACTCTCAGCTTCTCTAAGTCTTCCTGACCTCCCTAGAGCATCGACCATGCAGACATAATGTCGATTCTCAGGTTCGAGACCATACTCTTTTACCATCGAGTTGAGATGGAAATAGCCTTCTTCGACCAAACCACCGTGACTACAAGCAGACAAGACTCCCACAAAAGTAACTTTATCAGGCTTGAATCCTTTTTCCTTCATAAGATTGTACACTTGCAACGCTTCAGCGGCCTTTCCATGTTGAGCAAAACTTGCAATCAGAGCTGTCCATGCTATTAAATCTGGGCCATTGATCTGGCTAAATGCTTTACAGCAGTCCTCAATGCTTCCAAATTTCGAATACATTGTCAGGAGTGAGCTACCTACAGAAGGCTCTGTGTACAATCCAATTTTTGTGATGTAGGCATGAACTTGAGCTCCCAGAGATGATTCGTCTGAGAGAGCAGTGGCTTTAAGAATGGATGAAGCTGCAAAAGAATCCATGGTAAAACCAGACATGACCATATCACGAAATAAGAAGAAGCCATCCTGGATTAACCCGTGTTGTGAATATCCTGAAATTAAAGATGAACATGACACTGGATCCAGTTCTGGGAGCCTATCATAAACCTGTCTAGCCAACTTTAGTGAGCCACATTTTGAATACGCGTTTACTAGTGCAGAACCGAGAGGCATTCCCTTGTCGATTCCAGCTCTTAGTGTGTACCCATGTATCTCTTTACCTCTTGGCAGAGAAGGAAGTGAAGAACACACAGTTAGAACAGCAGCTAGAGTGCTTTCATCAGGGATTATTCCATCATCCAACATCTCGCGGAATAGTCCGACAGCTTCTCTTAGATAACCGTACTCATTGAAACCAGAAATCATGGAAGCCCAGCAAGCATTGTCTTTGAAAGGTATCTCTTGGAATAATTTGTATGATTCTTCCAAACTACCACATTTGGAGTACATTGTAAAAAGAGAACTTCCCACAGTGAGATCAAGGACTAACCCACTTTTAAGGGTGTAACTGTGAACCTGCTTACCTAAATTCAAACAATCTAATACACTAATCAAACTGCATACACTAAACTCATCGGGTCTCAAACCTTCCTGAAGCATTCTAGTAAACAGTCTTATTGCTTTACTAGGCTTCTTATTTTGCGAAAATGAAGTGACCATTACGTTTACTATATTTTGCCTCTGAAAATCGTCCAAATCCTCAAACACCCGCTCGGAGAGATCAATATCTCCACTCTTTGAGTACATACTAATCAAGGCGGCAGCCACTGAGAAATCGAGACAGAAACCACTCTTAAAGACCCAAGCATGGACCTGGCTTGCTTCACAGAACATAGAAGGTCTACCACAAGCAGAAATCACACTAGTTACAGTGCAGCTGTTGATCTCAACACGTGAGTGTCTCATTTCCTTGAATATTTCAAGAGCAGAGATAGCATCATTACTATTTGTGTAACCAGACAGCATTACTGTCCAAGAGACAACACTAGGGTTGGGGATACGTGAGAATACTTCCCTAGCTTCAGCCATATGCCCAGATTTGGCATATAAATCAACAATTGCAGTACAAACAAATACATCTTCTGCTCCGCATTTAATCACCCGAccttgaacagcttttccaaaCATAAGTTCCTCAAGGGAAGCACACGCAGCCAAAACACTGGAATATGTATAACTATCAGGTTTCTGAAACCCAACACACATTTCATGGAAAAGATCAAAGACAGCACCATAGTTTTGGTTTCTCAGTGCCCCAGCTATGATAGTGTTCCAACAATACACATTAGCAGATAAAGTGTCACGGAACACCTTAAAAGCATCCTCAAACCTGAGATTCTTCGAGAATGCATCTATCAAAGACGATTGAACAACTTCATACAAGAAATAACCAATCTTTATAGCATGACAACACACAAGCTCACTGAACAGAGGAGCCTGAAGAGCACTAGAAGCCGAAATCACAGACCCATAACTAATCTCATTAGcctcaaaaccaaaagaatgCATCTTAGAGAAAAATCTCAATGATTCTTCAAACAACCGATGCTGTTTGTAACCAGAGATCATAATAttacaagaaacaacatctgGTTGAGGAATTGTATCGAACAGCTTAGCTGCGTTGACCATGGAACCGGAGTTTGCATACCAACTAAGCAAAGATTTAGTAAGGAACACATCAAAAGGCAAAATACATCGCCTAACCAAATGGGCTTGCAGAACTCTGGTTGTTCTGAGGGTGCAAAGCCTTGAATTTGATCGATCATTGAAGAATTGAAAAGGGTTAAAAAAAGAAGTGCAATCTTTGCTGGGAAGTGACAACTGGTTTCGGGAATTGGTAACGGAAGATAATAATCTTAAGGAAGATGATAAAGGAGAGATCTTTAAGGAGTTTAAGCTCGC from Camelina sativa cultivar DH55 chromosome 7, Cs, whole genome shotgun sequence includes the following:
- the LOC104702187 gene encoding pentatricopeptide repeat-containing protein At1g74600, chloroplastic-like is translated as MICVAKASLNSLKISPLSSSLRLLSSVTNSRNQLSLPSKDCTSFFNPFQFFNDRSNSRLCTLRTTRVLQAHLVRRCILPFDVFLTKSLLSWYANSGSMVNAAKLFDTIPQPDVVSCNIMISGYKQHRLFEESLRFFSKMHSFGFEANEISYGSVISASSALQAPLFSELVCCHAIKIGYFLYEVVQSSLIDAFSKNLRFEDAFKVFRDTLSANVYCWNTIIAGALRNQNYGAVFDLFHEMCVGFQKPDSYTYSSVLAACASLEELMFGKAVQGRVIKCGAEDVFVCTAIVDLYAKSGHMAEAREVFSRIPNPSVVSWTVMLSGYTNSNDAISALEIFKEMRHSRVEINSCTVTSVISACGRPSMFCEASQVHAWVFKSGFCLDFSVAAALISMYSKSGDIDLSERVFEDLDDFQRQNIVNVMVTSFSQNKKPSKAIRLFTRMLQEGLRPDEFSVCSLISVLDCLNLGKQVHSYTLKSGLVLDLTVGSSLFTMYSKCGSLEESYKLFQEIPFKDNACWASMISGFNEYGYLREAVGLFREMLDDGIIPDESTLAAVLTVCSSLPSLPRGKEIHGYTLRAGIDKGMPLGSALVNAYSKCGSLKLARQVYDRLPELDPVSCSSLISGYSQHGLIQDGFFLFRDMVMSGFTMDSFAASSILKATALSDESSLGAQVHAYITKIGLYTEPSVGSSLLTMYSKFGSIEDCCKAFSQINGPDLIAWTALIASFAQHGKAAEALQVYNLMKEKGFKPDKVTFVGVLSACSHGGLVEEGYFHLNSMVKEYGLEPENRHYVCMVDALGRSGRLREAESFIKSMPIKPDALVWGTLLAACKLYGDVELGKLAAKMAIKLEPSDAGAYISLSNILAEVGEWDEVEETRKLMKGIGVQKEPGWSSV